In Hamadaea flava, a genomic segment contains:
- a CDS encoding bifunctional 4-hydroxy-2-oxoglutarate aldolase/2-dehydro-3-deoxy-phosphogluconate aldolase has protein sequence MNDVQLGGTRIIPVVALPDAGLALDLGQALWAGGIRTIEITLRTPAALAAIATLAEQSDLLVGAGTVLTAEQVELAVEAGAKYILSPGFSSTVVRRCQEVGVPVIPGIATATELQAALEAGVTTVKFFPAEQLGGPAGIRALSGPFGQVKFVPTGGVSLANLAGYLAEPAVLAVGASWLAAPDLLASGDFAEITRRSTAAVEVAAR, from the coding sequence GTGAACGACGTTCAGCTGGGCGGAACACGGATCATCCCCGTCGTGGCACTGCCCGACGCCGGGCTCGCGCTCGACCTCGGGCAGGCGCTGTGGGCGGGCGGCATCCGGACCATCGAGATCACCCTGCGTACGCCGGCTGCCCTGGCGGCCATCGCGACGCTGGCGGAGCAGAGCGACCTGCTCGTCGGGGCCGGCACCGTGCTCACCGCCGAGCAGGTGGAGCTGGCCGTCGAGGCCGGCGCGAAATACATCCTCAGCCCAGGGTTCTCCTCGACCGTGGTGCGGCGCTGCCAGGAGGTGGGCGTACCGGTGATCCCGGGGATCGCTACCGCGACGGAACTGCAGGCCGCCCTGGAAGCCGGGGTCACGACCGTCAAGTTCTTCCCGGCCGAACAGCTCGGCGGCCCGGCCGGCATCCGCGCGCTGTCCGGTCCGTTCGGCCAGGTCAAGTTCGTGCCGACGGGCGGCGTCTCGCTGGCGAACCTCGCCGGCTACCTCGCCGAGCCCGCCGTGCTCGCGGTCGGCGCTTCCTGGCTGGCCGCCCCGGACCTGCTGGCGAGCGGCGACTTCGCCGAGATCACCCGACGGTCGACCGCGGCCGTCGAGGTGGCCGCGCGATGA
- a CDS encoding SWIM zinc finger family protein: protein MTTPQWREFGRPRKVAGGIKARSARGSIGDTWWSKAFIGALESFADKGRLTRGRSYARAGQVLSLDIQPGQVSAAVQGSRATPYAVRLGFPPLGEATWAGLERQLAAQALFAAHLLAGQVPHELVDLFAAEGVPLFPTRATDVSLDCSCPDWGWPCKHIAAACYLLAERFDEDPFTLLLWRGRTRSDLLDALQVQRGSGVVTPVVGTAAALGEPGEEPPVSRWWSSPTPLPPTPPVGLPDVPLSRQLGTPPPSVGGAEVGLLITGVSAGSGPAAQESAPSSQDS from the coding sequence GTGACGACCCCGCAGTGGCGTGAGTTCGGCCGTCCCCGCAAGGTGGCGGGCGGTATCAAGGCCCGGTCGGCGCGGGGTTCGATCGGCGACACCTGGTGGTCGAAGGCGTTCATCGGCGCGCTGGAATCGTTCGCGGACAAGGGAAGGTTGACTCGGGGGAGGTCGTACGCCCGAGCCGGGCAGGTGCTCTCGCTGGACATCCAGCCCGGTCAGGTCAGCGCGGCCGTGCAGGGGTCGCGGGCCACTCCGTACGCGGTGCGGCTCGGGTTCCCGCCGCTCGGCGAGGCGACCTGGGCGGGGCTGGAGCGGCAGCTCGCCGCGCAGGCCCTGTTCGCGGCGCATCTGCTGGCCGGTCAGGTGCCGCACGAACTCGTCGACCTGTTCGCCGCCGAGGGTGTGCCGCTGTTCCCGACGCGTGCCACCGACGTGTCGCTGGACTGTTCCTGCCCGGACTGGGGCTGGCCGTGCAAGCACATCGCCGCCGCGTGCTACCTGCTGGCCGAGCGGTTCGACGAGGATCCGTTCACGCTGCTGCTCTGGCGCGGGCGTACGCGGTCTGATCTGCTCGACGCGTTGCAGGTGCAGCGGGGTTCCGGCGTCGTCACGCCGGTCGTGGGCACGGCGGCGGCGCTCGGCGAGCCCGGGGAGGAGCCGCCGGTGTCGCGGTGGTGGTCGTCGCCGACCCCGCTTCCGCCGACTCCACCCGTCGGGCTGCCGGATGTCCCGTTGTCGCGCCAGCTCGGCACGCCGCCGCCGTCCGTCGGCGGAGCCGAGGTGGGCCTGCTGATCACCGGCGTCTCCGCCGGGTCAGGGCCCGCTGCTCAGGAAAGCGCGCCGAGCAGCCAGGACAGCTGA
- a CDS encoding sugar kinase: MTAVDLVALGEVMLRLDPGEGRVRTARSFSVWEGGGEYNVSRALRRCFGLRTAIVTALADNEVGRLVEDLMLAGGVDTSHVTWLPYDGIGREVRNGLNFVERGFGVRAPLGVSDRGNTAIAQLRPSDVDWDALFGGGVRWLHTGGILAGLSDTTPDLIEAAIDAAHRHGATVSYDLNYRASLWHGRGGRERAQEVNRRLLSGVDVLFGVPTEAPVSAATFAGHVDDLVKEFPRLRVVATTLRRVHSTNVHDWGAIVWRDGEIAESRMREGLAVLDRIGGGDGFASGLIYGLLTGLDLSLAVEYGVAHGALAMTTPGDTSMATLAEVAALATTAVADVSR, from the coding sequence ATGACCGCGGTCGACCTGGTCGCGCTCGGCGAGGTGATGCTGCGGCTCGACCCCGGCGAGGGACGCGTACGCACGGCGCGCAGCTTCTCCGTCTGGGAAGGCGGCGGCGAGTACAACGTCTCGCGGGCGCTTCGACGGTGTTTCGGGCTGCGTACGGCGATCGTCACGGCGCTGGCCGACAACGAGGTGGGCCGCCTGGTCGAGGACCTCATGCTCGCCGGCGGCGTCGACACGTCGCACGTCACGTGGCTGCCCTACGACGGCATCGGGCGCGAGGTGCGCAACGGGCTCAACTTCGTCGAACGTGGCTTCGGCGTACGCGCGCCGCTGGGGGTGTCCGACCGCGGGAACACCGCGATCGCCCAGCTCCGTCCGTCCGATGTGGATTGGGATGCGCTCTTCGGCGGCGGCGTACGCTGGCTGCACACCGGCGGCATCCTCGCCGGGCTGTCCGACACCACGCCCGACCTGATCGAGGCGGCGATCGACGCGGCCCATCGGCACGGTGCGACCGTCTCATACGACCTCAACTATCGGGCCAGCCTCTGGCACGGCCGGGGCGGCCGCGAACGGGCCCAGGAGGTCAACCGCCGGCTGCTGTCCGGAGTGGACGTGCTCTTCGGGGTGCCCACCGAGGCGCCGGTCTCGGCGGCGACCTTCGCCGGGCACGTGGACGACCTGGTCAAGGAGTTCCCGCGACTCCGCGTCGTCGCCACGACGCTGCGCCGAGTGCACTCCACCAATGTGCACGACTGGGGTGCGATCGTCTGGCGCGACGGTGAGATCGCCGAATCCCGGATGCGGGAAGGACTGGCGGTGCTCGACCGGATCGGCGGCGGCGACGGCTTCGCCTCCGGCCTCATCTACGGACTGCTGACCGGACTCGACCTGAGCCTCGCCGTGGAGTACGGCGTGGCCCACGGGGCGTTGGCGATGACCACCCCAGGCGACACCTCGATGGCGACGCTGGCCGAGGTCGCTGCGCTCGCGACGACGGCGGTCGCCGACGTCAGCCGGTAG
- a CDS encoding helix-turn-helix domain-containing protein, which produces MRNERLREAIRASGLAITELGGAVGVNGKTAQRWVYEGRTPRRKTADRVSRRLGVPVDWLWPTITGPDAGPDNQPRDFVRLYAHRGEAPRQLWHELMRGAKSSIDILCVTGLFLAEDNPSVDDLLARKAEDGVPIRLAMAHPASPALRRRAAEQRLVGALAARARAAISYFEPIGAIPGAQLRTHSLTAYSSIFRFDDDLLLNQHLFGVQNFLSPLMHLRRETEGGLFDLVTDAFDRFWVATMPIGPD; this is translated from the coding sequence ATGCGAAACGAACGGCTGCGCGAAGCCATCCGCGCCAGTGGACTGGCGATAACGGAGCTCGGCGGCGCCGTCGGAGTCAACGGCAAGACGGCACAGCGGTGGGTCTACGAAGGACGCACACCCCGCCGCAAGACTGCCGACCGGGTCTCGCGGCGGCTGGGCGTACCGGTCGACTGGCTGTGGCCGACCATCACCGGACCCGACGCGGGTCCCGACAACCAACCGCGCGACTTCGTGCGGCTCTACGCGCACCGTGGCGAAGCGCCTCGGCAGCTCTGGCACGAGCTGATGCGCGGGGCGAAGTCGAGCATCGACATACTGTGCGTCACGGGGCTCTTCCTGGCGGAGGACAACCCCAGCGTCGACGACCTGTTGGCCCGCAAAGCCGAGGACGGGGTGCCGATACGGCTCGCGATGGCGCATCCGGCCAGCCCGGCCCTGCGTCGTCGCGCCGCCGAACAACGGCTCGTCGGAGCACTCGCCGCCCGCGCACGGGCGGCGATCTCCTACTTCGAGCCGATCGGCGCGATACCCGGGGCGCAACTGCGGACGCACAGCCTCACGGCGTACTCGTCGATCTTCCGGTTCGACGACGACCTCCTGCTTAATCAGCATCTCTTCGGTGTGCAGAACTTCCTCAGCCCGCTGATGCACCTGCGGCGGGAGACCGAGGGCGGCCTGTTCGACCTGGTGACCGACGCGTTCGACCGGTTCTGGGTGGCCACGATGCCGATCGGGCCCGACTAG
- a CDS encoding GNAT family N-acetyltransferase, with the protein MSEVIRGLDQPGDLGWVVQRHGEIYAAEFGWDTSFEALVARIVADYAEKRDPAREHAWIAEVDGQRVGCVFCVRKDEQTAQLRILLVDPIARGRGVGQRLVRTCLEFARDVGYARMMLWTNDPLASARKIYLAEGFKLIESEEHDSFGHHLTGQIYTLPLAR; encoded by the coding sequence ATGAGTGAAGTGATCCGCGGTCTGGACCAGCCCGGCGACCTGGGCTGGGTCGTGCAGCGTCACGGCGAGATCTACGCCGCCGAGTTCGGCTGGGACACCAGCTTCGAGGCGCTGGTCGCGCGCATCGTGGCCGACTACGCCGAGAAGCGCGATCCCGCGCGGGAACACGCGTGGATCGCCGAGGTCGACGGGCAGCGCGTGGGATGCGTGTTCTGCGTACGCAAGGACGAGCAGACCGCGCAGCTGCGCATCCTGCTGGTCGACCCGATCGCACGCGGGCGCGGCGTGGGGCAGCGGCTGGTCCGCACCTGCCTGGAGTTCGCCCGCGACGTCGGGTACGCGCGGATGATGTTGTGGACCAACGACCCGCTGGCTTCCGCCCGCAAGATCTACCTCGCCGAGGGATTCAAGCTGATCGAATCCGAGGAGCACGACTCGTTCGGCCACCACCTCACCGGCCAGATCTACACCCTCCCCCTGGCGCGCTGA
- a CDS encoding M28 family metallopeptidase — MGLNDSAPTRRTFLSVSAAATAAAAVLPAAAASAGPAGIELAGEPADLGGPGRPITPQRPDAQLRSLLRDIDPARVEATVRRLAAFGTRHTLSTQDDPVRGIGAARDWIFAQLSAYAAESGGRMTVEVQSYLQPVASRIPVPTVISNIVATVHGQISPDRVYVITGHYDSRVTDVMNATGDAPGADDDASGVAVVLELARVMATRPSAATIVLAAVAGEEQGLYGSAYLAQQLKANGADVQGMVSNDIVGSPVGDDGVRHDRLVRMFAEGVPTAETAAEAATRRSIGGENDSVSRQLARYALATAQNEHTGMNIRLVYRRDRYLRGSDHISFLNLGYPGCRFSEPREDFAHQHQDVRVENGVQYGDLPEFCDFRYIARVAKVNAALFWSLAQAPGTPKAVKIDTSALTNKSTLRWTRGSEPDLAGYEIVWRESSAPDWTHVVEVGDVTTATIDLSKDNVQFGVRAVDQAGHRSPAAAPTPG; from the coding sequence ATGGGACTCAATGACAGCGCGCCGACTCGGCGTACGTTCCTGTCCGTATCCGCTGCCGCCACCGCGGCGGCCGCCGTCCTGCCCGCCGCCGCTGCCTCGGCCGGCCCGGCCGGAATCGAACTGGCCGGCGAACCGGCCGACCTGGGCGGCCCGGGCCGGCCGATCACTCCGCAGCGGCCCGACGCCCAGCTCCGCAGCCTGCTGCGGGACATCGACCCGGCGCGGGTGGAGGCCACCGTCCGCCGGCTCGCCGCGTTCGGCACCCGGCATACCTTGTCCACTCAGGATGATCCGGTCCGCGGGATCGGCGCCGCCCGCGACTGGATCTTCGCGCAACTGTCGGCGTACGCCGCCGAGTCGGGCGGCCGGATGACCGTGGAGGTGCAGTCCTACCTCCAGCCGGTCGCCTCCCGGATCCCGGTGCCGACCGTGATCAGCAATATCGTGGCCACGGTGCACGGGCAGATCAGCCCGGACCGGGTCTACGTGATCACCGGGCACTACGACTCCCGCGTCACCGACGTCATGAACGCCACCGGCGACGCGCCCGGCGCGGACGACGACGCGTCCGGGGTCGCCGTCGTCCTGGAACTGGCCCGGGTGATGGCGACCCGGCCGAGCGCGGCGACGATCGTCCTCGCCGCCGTCGCCGGTGAGGAACAGGGTTTGTACGGGTCGGCGTACCTGGCCCAGCAGTTGAAGGCGAACGGCGCCGACGTCCAGGGCATGGTCAGCAACGACATCGTCGGCAGCCCGGTCGGCGACGACGGCGTACGCCACGACCGGCTCGTCCGGATGTTCGCCGAGGGCGTGCCCACCGCCGAGACCGCGGCCGAGGCGGCGACCCGCCGATCCATCGGGGGTGAGAACGATTCGGTCTCCCGTCAGCTCGCCCGATACGCCCTGGCGACCGCCCAGAACGAGCACACCGGCATGAACATCCGTCTCGTCTACCGTCGCGACCGGTACCTGCGCGGCAGCGACCACATCTCGTTCCTCAACCTGGGCTACCCAGGCTGCCGGTTCTCCGAGCCCCGGGAGGACTTCGCCCACCAGCACCAGGACGTACGCGTGGAGAACGGCGTGCAGTATGGGGACCTGCCCGAGTTCTGCGACTTCCGGTACATCGCACGGGTCGCGAAGGTCAACGCCGCCCTGTTCTGGTCGCTCGCCCAAGCCCCCGGTACGCCCAAAGCCGTCAAGATCGACACGTCCGCCCTGACGAACAAGTCGACGCTGCGGTGGACCCGGGGCTCCGAACCGGACCTCGCCGGCTACGAGATCGTGTGGCGGGAGTCGTCGGCTCCGGACTGGACACATGTCGTCGAGGTCGGCGATGTGACGACGGCGACCATCGATCTGTCGAAGGACAACGTGCAGTTCGGCGTACGCGCCGTCGACCAGGCCGGACACCGAAGCCCGGCGGCCGCCCCCACCCCCGGCTGA
- a CDS encoding CGNR zinc finger domain-containing protein, producing the protein MEYVDYLGNVTRFAVELVNSPASASDGHQMFTEHEVTPPGPAELAPLLKVIRAALGQIVDGVPVDAVDTLLRRYPPRMHLSDHDGEDHPHIHFARNGEEPVRWIGQTVGAALAHVATGDPGLTLGRCAADGCEDFFVDQSKNRTRRFCSNTCASRTTVAAYRARNRV; encoded by the coding sequence GTGGAATACGTCGACTACTTGGGCAACGTCACGCGGTTCGCGGTCGAGCTGGTGAACTCGCCCGCGTCCGCGTCCGACGGGCACCAGATGTTCACCGAACACGAGGTCACCCCGCCCGGCCCGGCCGAGCTGGCACCGCTGCTGAAAGTGATCCGGGCGGCGCTCGGCCAGATCGTCGACGGCGTACCGGTGGACGCGGTCGACACGTTGCTGCGGCGATATCCACCGCGGATGCACCTGTCCGATCACGACGGGGAGGACCATCCGCACATCCACTTCGCGCGCAACGGCGAGGAGCCGGTCCGCTGGATCGGGCAGACCGTCGGCGCGGCCCTCGCACACGTCGCCACCGGTGACCCCGGCCTGACCCTGGGGCGCTGTGCGGCCGACGGCTGCGAAGACTTCTTCGTCGACCAGTCCAAGAACCGCACTCGACGGTTCTGTTCCAACACCTGCGCCAGCCGGACGACGGTCGCGGCCTATCGGGCCCGGAACCGGGTGTAG
- a CDS encoding class I SAM-dependent methyltransferase produces the protein MTDLASLARRQYATLDPLGVRIRTHRLYSAQPDDVDAAVRAAVGLSAADDLLDVGCGTGAFLQTLAGEGHLGQLTGLDMSPAAVTTLAATPGLTAIEGDAQRLPFDDAAFDVVTARHMLYHVPDPLLAVREARRVLRPGGRFAAVVNVETTMPILMGLLATSAGTHGFARLRPHGEVGRGPRMASVHDGNLPALVEQIFGYAQTHRHDNALVFPAPAPMIDYAVSCLVGWGVADDDPRRDDVIATLSENAATLFADGGPVRDPKGYVIVTATA, from the coding sequence ATGACCGACCTCGCCTCTCTCGCCCGCCGGCAATACGCGACCCTCGACCCGCTCGGGGTGCGCATCCGGACGCATCGGCTCTACAGCGCCCAACCGGACGACGTCGACGCGGCGGTCCGGGCGGCGGTCGGGCTCAGCGCCGCTGACGACCTCCTCGACGTCGGCTGCGGCACGGGCGCCTTCCTCCAGACGCTGGCCGGGGAGGGACACCTCGGCCAGCTCACCGGGCTCGACATGTCGCCCGCCGCGGTGACCACGCTCGCGGCGACGCCGGGCCTCACCGCGATCGAGGGCGACGCCCAGCGCCTGCCCTTCGACGACGCCGCGTTCGATGTGGTCACCGCGCGTCACATGCTCTACCACGTACCCGATCCACTGCTCGCCGTGCGCGAGGCCCGCCGTGTGTTGCGCCCCGGCGGGCGCTTCGCGGCGGTGGTCAACGTCGAGACCACGATGCCCATCCTGATGGGGCTGCTCGCCACCTCGGCCGGCACGCACGGCTTCGCCCGCCTGCGGCCCCACGGCGAGGTCGGCCGGGGTCCGCGCATGGCCAGCGTTCACGACGGCAATCTTCCCGCGCTGGTCGAGCAGATCTTCGGGTACGCACAAACGCACCGCCACGACAACGCGCTGGTCTTCCCAGCACCCGCGCCGATGATCGACTACGCGGTCTCGTGTCTGGTCGGCTGGGGTGTGGCCGACGACGACCCGCGGCGCGACGACGTGATCGCGACACTCAGCGAGAACGCGGCCACCCTGTTCGCCGACGGCGGCCCCGTACGCGACCCGAAGGGCTACGTGATCGTCACCGCGACCGCCTGA
- a CDS encoding L,D-transpeptidase, translated as MRRRTIFATAATAAAGTLLAACKDDPKEVAWSGPSGSPSTSTSPADDDPNAPTLTIAPAPGASVAPNEPVVVTAVNATLQTVTVTTGGKTVAGELDAEKTTWRSTSSLQFGKTYQVKASGVDSAGKPLEQTATFTTLKPSGTASITFQANAMTGLKNGGTYGVGQVVIVKFSKTPTDKKAALAAIKVTSEPQVEGRWYWVDNRTVHYRPEKFWAKGTKVSVAAKLHGVHLGKNVYGAENESISFTIGPARIAIADNATHYMRVTVDGVQVKNIPISMGKNGYVTTADGGRVLFPTRSGTHVVMSRELEHRMTSASYGVTDPKNPNYYDDLIKLCCRISYSGEFVHAAPWSVWAQGKQNVSHGCINIATSNAQWFYDNFRLGDPVIVKGTGRPQLIGDSAGAVWDVAWSKMTPES; from the coding sequence ATGCGCCGTCGCACGATTTTCGCCACCGCCGCGACTGCCGCGGCGGGCACCTTGCTTGCTGCCTGCAAGGACGACCCCAAGGAGGTCGCGTGGAGCGGCCCCAGCGGTTCGCCGAGCACGAGCACGTCGCCTGCTGACGACGACCCGAACGCGCCGACGCTGACGATCGCGCCCGCGCCTGGGGCCAGTGTCGCCCCGAACGAGCCGGTCGTGGTGACCGCCGTCAACGCGACTCTGCAGACGGTGACGGTGACGACCGGGGGCAAGACGGTCGCCGGTGAGCTGGACGCCGAGAAGACCACCTGGCGCAGCACGTCGTCGTTGCAGTTCGGCAAGACCTACCAGGTGAAGGCGTCCGGCGTGGACTCGGCCGGCAAGCCGCTGGAGCAGACGGCGACGTTCACGACGTTGAAGCCGTCCGGCACGGCGAGCATCACCTTCCAGGCCAACGCGATGACCGGCCTGAAGAACGGCGGCACCTACGGTGTCGGCCAGGTCGTCATCGTGAAGTTCAGCAAGACCCCGACCGACAAGAAGGCGGCGCTCGCGGCGATCAAGGTCACCAGCGAGCCGCAGGTCGAGGGCCGGTGGTACTGGGTCGACAACCGCACGGTGCACTACCGGCCGGAGAAGTTCTGGGCCAAGGGCACCAAGGTCTCGGTCGCGGCCAAGCTGCACGGCGTGCACCTGGGGAAGAACGTCTACGGCGCGGAGAACGAGTCGATCTCCTTCACCATCGGGCCGGCTCGGATCGCGATCGCCGACAACGCCACGCACTACATGCGGGTGACCGTCGACGGCGTACAGGTCAAGAACATCCCGATCAGCATGGGCAAGAACGGCTACGTGACCACGGCCGACGGCGGCCGGGTGCTGTTCCCGACCCGGTCAGGCACGCACGTGGTGATGTCGCGCGAGCTGGAGCACCGGATGACGTCGGCCAGCTACGGCGTCACCGATCCCAAGAATCCCAACTACTACGACGACTTGATCAAGCTCTGCTGCCGCATCTCCTACAGCGGCGAGTTCGTGCACGCCGCGCCGTGGAGTGTCTGGGCGCAGGGCAAGCAGAACGTCTCGCACGGCTGCATCAACATCGCCACGAGCAACGCCCAGTGGTTCTACGACAACTTCCGGCTCGGCGACCCGGTCATCGTCAAGGGCACCGGCCGGCCCCAGCTCATCGGGGACAGCGCGGGCGCCGTCTGGGACGTCGCCTGGTCCAAGATGACGCCGGAGTCCTGA
- a CDS encoding NUDIX domain-containing protein yields MAHREAVRIICLDDGGRILLQHWRDPVTGDHLWEPPGGGVEEGEEPYAAARRELVEETGLDPELIRPDNVAVHRDTQWKGRRWVGVEPFYLARFPGSQPPVKPVKLTPNEQTSLVEQAWVHWSELGSLSGRLEPPQLLYVVRRLAPNELRPPS; encoded by the coding sequence CTGGCGCACCGTGAGGCGGTCCGGATCATCTGCCTCGACGACGGCGGCCGCATCCTGTTGCAGCACTGGCGTGACCCGGTCACCGGCGACCACCTGTGGGAGCCGCCCGGCGGCGGAGTCGAGGAGGGCGAGGAGCCGTACGCCGCGGCCCGACGCGAACTCGTCGAGGAGACCGGACTCGACCCGGAGCTGATCCGCCCCGACAACGTCGCGGTCCACCGGGACACCCAGTGGAAAGGCCGCCGCTGGGTCGGCGTCGAACCCTTCTACCTGGCCCGATTCCCGGGTTCGCAACCCCCGGTGAAGCCCGTCAAGCTGACGCCGAACGAGCAGACCTCGCTCGTCGAGCAGGCTTGGGTGCACTGGTCGGAGCTGGGGTCGCTGAGCGGCCGGCTCGAACCGCCGCAGCTGCTCTACGTGGTACGCCGGCTCGCCCCGAACGAGCTGCGTCCGCCGTCCTGA
- a CDS encoding TetR/AcrR family transcriptional regulator: MTSDDSARRAELLAKLVDYSRAHGLADMSLRPLAAAVGSSPRVLLYFFTSKEQLVREVVAHSRREQVDLVQAELTDPSSGDPVGESAVDRLWQWLTDPDNAHVERLFFESYALSLRAEPGPWEGYGAASVAEWLPQLRPVAERLMPGADPDVAATLLLATVRGLLLDRLATADSRRTDMALEMFLRGLDGTALTAD; this comes from the coding sequence ATGACGAGCGACGACAGCGCGCGCCGCGCGGAACTGCTGGCCAAGCTGGTGGACTACTCGCGTGCCCACGGCCTGGCCGACATGTCGCTGCGCCCCCTGGCCGCCGCGGTCGGCTCCAGTCCGCGGGTCCTGCTCTACTTCTTCACCAGCAAAGAGCAACTTGTACGCGAAGTGGTGGCGCACAGTCGCCGTGAACAGGTCGACCTGGTTCAGGCGGAGCTGACCGATCCCTCGTCGGGGGATCCGGTGGGGGAGTCGGCGGTCGATCGGCTCTGGCAGTGGCTGACCGATCCGGACAACGCCCATGTCGAGCGGCTGTTCTTCGAGAGCTACGCGTTGTCGTTGCGGGCCGAACCCGGGCCGTGGGAGGGCTACGGCGCGGCCAGTGTGGCCGAATGGCTGCCGCAGCTGCGCCCGGTCGCCGAACGCCTGATGCCCGGCGCCGATCCGGACGTCGCGGCGACCCTGCTGCTGGCGACGGTACGCGGGCTGCTGCTGGATCGGCTGGCGACGGCCGACTCTCGGCGTACCGATATGGCGCTGGAGATGTTTCTGCGCGGCCTGGACGGGACAGCGTTGACAGCCGACTGA